GTCGAGAGCCCTCTTGGATATGGAAGTAATTAAATCTTATCTGAATCAATAGCCATTccatttcttgtgtcattttaGCTGAAAAGTGCAATAATAATTGCACTTCAACTGCCAGGTCATTAGTAATAATAGAGCaacaaatgctttaaaaacaacATCAGATTTTATACTAGGTCTGTACATCTATTGTCACTGGAGTGTGTTTTTTGTTGCAAACTGTTTGTACATTTATACCATGGCTATGTTTTAAAAAGTATCTTAAACTACTCAATGTGCAGCTCACCTTATATGTATATAATGCACAGAAggcataatatattattattcacaTTTGTGGTAAACACTCTCAAAAGCTCAGATACTGTTTCATACAATGATACATGCTCTAATCCAAaattgtgttttctttaaaaatgtattgggttattgtttatgcCACAAAAATTATAAATACTAGTTTAAAACATTGTTGCATACCATTCAACACCATCCAGTGTACAGATATACAACACAATAGTATGCTATTCTAATTTCTGAACGCATTTGTACAGTACTTGTGCTTTTTCCCCTTGCCTTTCCAATAAAGTCTACATTAGTGGAATTCAATTGGGAAATGTAGACTAGCAAGAGTTCAACAATTTTGTCATTCACTGATTGAGGTTTAGTAGACCAGGTGATTATTAGCATTccagttaaatttttttattatttttctatgtTCCTCATCCATCATTTAATATCCTTGTGTTGAGTAGAGCATTTTACAAACATTTTGTgcactgtttaatatattgtatgtgtttatgtatcaGGATCGAAAGCTAACCAAGGCGGAGCAGCAACGGTTTAAAGAGGAGGCTGAGATGCTGAAAGGTCTACAGCACCCCAACATTGTGCGTTTCTATGACTCTTGGGAGTCTGTTCTTAGAGGCAAGAAGTGCATTGTCCTAGTCACGGAGCTCATGACCTCTGGAACACTCAAAACGTGTGTATCTTTGCATTTTAATGATTGTGTCTTTCTTACTGAATGTGATATTATAGAATATGTTTTACATTTGCAACTCCTTAAAAACTGTGTGTACGCTAAACCTGTGGTTCTCACCTGGTGGGTCATGACCAAAAATGGGTCGCTTTTGTTGTttatgtcaaaggctgtgcattcAATCAAAGTatgtattttgccacaaattaatTAATCCTCAAAATCCATGAACAAAACTGTGcaagttaaaaagaaaaattgtCCCAGACTACATTCAATTGGGGATACATTTGAATCTTGAATCTGGGACCTGGACCAAAATCAGTTAAGAACCAGTGATCTAAACCAGTGCATTTAACCTTCCAATGTAAGGTTGTGTAGAGTTATTCACTTACTAATATCACTACTTACACTGGGGCATCTCCATACTCTGTTCCTCTGCTTCAGGTATCTTAAGCGCTTTAAGGTGATGAAGCCCAAGGTTCTACGCAGCTGGTGCAGGCAAATCCTAAAGGGTCTACAGTTCCTACATACCCGAACACCACCAATTGTGCACCGTGACCTCAAGTGTGACAATATCTTCATCACGGGCCCCACCGGCTCAGTAAAGATTGGTGACCTGGGCCTTGCAACCCTCATGCGGACATCTTTTGCCAAGAGTGTTATAGGTATGTGCCTCTACATGCAGCTTCCTAGTAAAAGGTCTttgcacataaaaatgaaaattctgtcatttactcaccattatgtttttccaaacatacatgactttatttcttccgggGAACttaaaaggatatgttaggcagcagtgttgggtaacgttacttttaaaagtaactcgttagaatattgcattactccttaaagtaacttaattaaaaagttatttttatggagAGTAAAGTGTTACTATACTTTTGCAGTACATTTGCGTAcattttttctcacagccactttctcttttgctatgctatgcattccatacaaataagccatgcattgcatacaagagatattacaggtcatgctatctactgtacaacactcatgtcaaaacagcatagtaaacaaacagatatttagaaagtaggtcttcacgtatttatacatatttacaataaagaatcaataacatatgcatgatttgtttttccatcaacatggcagccagtatgaatactgaagaataaccactgtcttacctaaagcagcaaagtccaacacttgaacctgcatcatatgtccTCATATTTGGTGCCCattgacaatgtcagagtcaactgagatgttcttcagaagtcaggataaaattcagtggggaatgccagtataacatgttcaaggaataagtctgatgaataaataaatatttttcacttaagtcatctcagtgcacgcttgttttgagttgattcacggtgcgtacagacaccacaacttcaaaggcgcatttTGAGACAACttgaattaaattgtttttaatgctaccaaaatgtaaaaacaaaaattgtttgtttcatgaatcaaactacttgtttattataaaacaaaaatgttgaatatttttagaaactaagacattttctctgcgtacacaataGATGTAGAATGTTGCTCGGAGCAACTGATCTagagtcttttctcatcccattctcccagatacggggagctgtaacacggagtatttcaccctgtgtatcatgtcgtggccagtggaaaactagtcttataatccctctgcctaaatgcgtttactgaatttttttattttttttttttcatttttatgcagtgtgtattaacacatgaatcaacagtgtttcactcaactgaatgctgacctcatattactctaaaacacGAAATGCGCTTGCGTgttagtgagttgattgacaggcaatgtctgtatctaaaaggtgattggatcttttacctgtaaggcagtacttcctttctacatccattgacttttgggtgctagagcttcttgggtGGGCGTTcccatttctcccattcatttaaatagaattgaCTCATCTcactctgctaaatagtctctggcctcacactctgtAGAACTATAATGCCagtcatgcactacatctcctccccgaagtttgcacacttttactcttgatttctcgcaatacagggaaagtagaggtgtacaaaagcaacgcgttactttatttaaaaagtaactctgatattatggtctaaaataaaaaatattgtgttactttaatCGTTACttgaaaagtaatctgattacgtagcATGCGTTACTTTTATCGCTTTACCTCCGATactgttaggcagtatgttagtcttagGAACCATTCCTTTtcattgcattattatttttattatttttcatacaatgaaagtggatggtgactgaggctttcatttTGCccaacatcttcatttgtgtctcCTGGTTGAAAGAAAGTacaggttggaacaacatgagggtgagaaaataatgaaagaattttctattttgggtgaactacccctttaagctcTGAACTCGTATTGTCTTTTGCTGCTTTGGTGCTCAGTAAAGAGCACTGCttgcagtactgtatgttcatacATAAAAATGTCAATgcccattgattttttttttttttttttctgtttaaatatttgctgagaggCAAGTTAGCATGCCAGATGTTTATTAGTGCAAACATCAAAATAATTTCCTTTTATAACACTGTTGCTTTTAACAATGTTACTCTATGCACCCAGCAGCTGCATATTtggaaaaaattatgcaattattgCAAGTACTTCTAAGTGAGAGGCTGCTGCAAAAAATATCAGGAGTATCCGTGAAAGCACTTGTGTGCTGCATAGATCAGACTTTCTACTCTCAGTGACTGAATCAGTAATTCCAGGCTCAGGCCAGAAGAAAGGAGCACAATTGGCTGTGTTCTTCAAGGCTGATTTTCGTGATTGATTTAAAGATGATGTGCCTGTGGTTTGCAGATGAATCTGAAGAAAAATGGCTTACACTTTGTTATATATTACATGATATATTCCATTGTTGTTACAGTAGGTTATAAAAAGAAACATCTGACATATGGAGTATGCACATCATAGCCTTCGAACTTGAAGATTATTGTAATAAGCATTCATGACAACGTGCATGTTGATAATTGTCTGTTGTCaaccagaataaaaataaatagccaaGTAGTCTTTCAAAGAGCAACATATTATGAAAACATTAGTTTTACAGATTTCTGCTTGTTATCACAGCAACAGAAGGTAAATATGATAAAGTTTCAGAGAGCAGGATGTCATCCGAATGTTGTATTGATTTCTCAGGGACTCCAGAGTTCATGGCCCCAGAGATGTATGAGGAGCACTATGATGAGTCAGTGGATGTTTATGCCTTTGGCATGTGCATGCTGGAGATGGCTACCTCAGAGTACCCATATTCAGAATGCCAAAATGCTGCACAGATCTACCGCAAAGTCACAAGTGTGAGCATTAATGATTCATGATTTGCCTTGTACAGTACAATCATTGTTCCATGACTACATGACACTTGATTGCACTTATTTGTTATGCCTTGTATTAGTTTTTAAATACACACTTTGTTTATGTACTAATTGGTATGGTTATGACTAGTTGATGAATAACATGGAGGATTGCTAACACATTAGACTGCTTTTTTTCTCTATGTAGGGCATCAAACCTGCCAGTTTTGACAAAGTGAATGACCCAGAGGTAAAAGAGATCATTGAGGGCTGTATTCGCCAAAATCGATTAGAACGGTAAGCATATAACCAGCAGAAGTTTATCTGTAAGTTAAGCAAGATTGAGAAGCACTCTTAAGTTCTGTCTTTTCAAACTCAGGCTCTCTGTCAAGGACCTTCTAAATCATGCCTTCTTTGCGGAGGATACCGGTGTGCGTGTGGAGCTTGCAGAGGAAGATACAGGCTCCAAAGACTGCCTGGCCCTGCGCATCTGGGTTGAGGAGCCAAAGAAACTCAAGGGCAAGCACAAAGACAATGAGGCCATCGAGTTCAGCTACGACCTGGAGAATGATAGTGCCGAAGAGGTTGCACTAGAGATGGTAAGATTAAATTAAAGGACACAGAATGTATGGAGAGTCtacaaaaaaaactatatatggAAAGATTGAAAACTGTGCCCTGATGTTATTTATTGTAATCAATCTGTCACCCAAAATTaggataatttactcaccctcatatagttccaaacctatatgacgtTATTTTCTTACTGTGTGCGGAACACAGTAGTAATTAATATTCCGGTCCATcctttcaatacaatgacagttgatagtgactcacttaaaAGCTAAAAAAGGCACCCAgatgtatttaattacattacggttgtttcttaccaaaccTCATCGTGTGCTTTCAAAAAACTTGGAATTTGATGcacgagttgcatggactactatAATGAttcttttggtttctttttttaagctttaaagtgaactatcaactgctattgtattaaAAGGATGgaccaaaatattaattaaaatttctccttttgtgttctgcataagaaagaaaggcatacggTTCGGAacggaatgagggtgagtaaatgacaacagaattgtcatttttggggttTCCTTTAAGACAAACTGTAACCTACATTGTTCCTCTTTCTCTTTTGCTCCATCTATTTCTCCTCACTCTGTATCTAtcctttttctttttgatttatgCCCCAATTAAACACCTTTTTTAGGTGAAGTCTGGCTTTTTCCATGAAAGTGATGCTAAGGTGGTGGGGAAATCCATCAGAGACAGGGTGACTCTAATTAAGAAATCCCGGGAAAGGCGGCAACAGCAGCTCCTCCAACAGCAGCAAAGTCTGGACGAGCATCGTGTCTCAACAGTCCTCACCTCCTCCTTTACCCCTCTCCATCCCTCCTGCCCCTCCTCACTGGGTCCAGCTGCTGCTGCAGGTGCTGGGGGTCAGGGGGAGGCAGAAGAGCTGCCAGAAGTGGACCAACATGTCCAACAGCAAGGCACTGCACTGAGCCTCAAAGGTGCACAATTCATGTACAATCAAAATGTACAGATACTGTCACTTGTAAAAGATGAGAATGTACACTACAtggtcaaaatatatataaatacttttggccatgtagtgtatctTACTATCCACACCAtttctaataaataaaaatatgtatgcaTCAGAAAAGCACTTTTAGCCAAATGTTTGGCCCAATTTGCTGTATGAATGTTGGCATTTTACTTTTCTGTCTTTAGAAGGTGAGAACCTTTCTATTGTCAGTGGAGATCCTTTCTCAAGTGGGCAAAGCCATGCTTTCTCTCTAGCTGAGTCTGAGAACCCATGTGCTCATGCTCAAACCAGCTACCCCTCTGGCACCTCTGTAAGTACTGCTCCTGCTACAACTGCTCAGTCACCACCATTCTTCCTCAACTCATATGAAAAACTTTTGACTTGAAGTACAAAAAAGTACTTGTTGAATAAATGTACACCTTTGGTGGGctaagatttgtttttgttttcatttagggAGTGAAAGGTATCGGGGTTGTGTCTCACCCCCAGCTGCTCCCTATTGGTCAGAGTGGAGGGGTTCCAAATGTGCCTGTTGGCCAGAATGGTGGGATATCTGGCATTTCCATTGGCCAAAGTGCTGGTGGGGCTCCTAACATTCCTCTGGCACAGACTTTCATTCAGCCAGTCACTATGACATCACAGGTCCCATTAAGTGTGCCTCAACAATATTCTCAGGTGTGGCCAGCTTGTCTTATTGCTGTGTTTTCCCTTTTCTCTTAATCCACTCTTGCACTGGACACAATATTGcatatctaaaataaatcaatccAGGGGGGCCTATTTCACTAAACCAGTTAAACAATCCAAAAATCAGTGCCAAATGTTAAATTATTGAAGTTGAATATGTTCAGTCACCACTGGGGTGTTTTACCACTTGTGTAATATTGTTTATCAAAATAGTTGTGATAATTCTTAAGTTTTTACAATGTAGACATGGCACTCTGTTACTGAAATACCCACTCAAATGCAGACTGTAACTTCAGTCTAGGTCATTTGCTGAGTTACATGATGTTCACTGACCTAAATTTTTGATGTTAGGTTGAGAGAACAGATTTGTTTTTGAATTTCACTGTGAAATTATTTGAGGTGATTTCCATGCCAAATCTTACTAGCTGCTCATTTGAAGGGACTAATTGTTTTCTGTGCTCCTTTATAATTCTGTACTGCCATTATAATGTGTTTGGAACATAGAACATGTTTGAATTGGATTCAGAGTTCAGAGTTTAAAGACACTGATCATCAAGAAAGTATGCAGATGAGTGGTAGAAGCTCTTAAGCAAGTTAATTAGAATGCAtgttttagagggggaaaaaatacaaaatcaagcAAATTTATATTAGCAATCAGTGACAATAATGTGTGAATGTGCCTAGAACTAAACTGTAATGATTTAGTGGATGTTTTAATGGATGCTGACCTGAACAGAAATTCCTCCTTGGAATTCTGCTGCTTCTGATCTGATGAGGAATAGAATCAGGCACAAAAGGCATCATAGTCTGAATACCATCTAGGAATAACCTAATAACAGGATACAGAGTATCTTGTCCCATGTCTTTTGCTTTCCAAAATGTCCTGTTTCCCTTGGATGATTAATGAAATGCACTAACGCTTCCTCTCGCTTTCTGTTTTCCCCTCCCACTACCCCTTCCTTCTCTCCACACATGCCACCCTATTCCATGCTCTGTCCAATCCACCCTTCCCaataatttccaaatatttttgccACCAGCCCATCCCACCATACACAACAGATGTTACCCCTTCTCAAATATTACACCCTCGGAATAGTGATACCTCCACTTCCCACAGTTCTCTTGTGCAGTCACAGTCATACACCTCCTCAATATCACCCCAGGCACCCTTAACTGTCCACACTGCCTCCATCCCTGTTGGAGAGTCCATAGCATCAGCTGGCAACATTATGCCCCCCATGCAGACCCAACCTAGTAATGCTCCTGTACAACCTACTGATGTTTTGCCCCAGCAAACCATTGTTCAGCCCCAACATCAGGCAGTGTCAGAATTGCCAGGAACATTGCAACCAACACCACAAAAGCAGGCAAATATAATGCAGCAGCACCAGGCAGTGCTGTTACCACAGCAGAAAGACCAGCAGAAAGACCAGGTTCAGCCAGCAACAGTTTTATTGCAACATTCACAGCATGTAGAACAGCCCCGCATGAATTTACAGGAACAACAGCCACATTCAGGTTTATCCCAGCAGCCATATATTCCCTTGCCACAGCAGCAACAGCCAACATTGTCCATCTTGCACCAAAGTGAGTTACAACAGCAGGTGTACATACAACAACCCCAGCAACAAGTTGTGATACAGCAGCAAGTTCAACAACCATTGCAGCAAACGTCAGTACAACAACCCCCAATGGAACAATATCAACAGACACAGCAACTGCAGGCACAGCCAGTTTATTTGCCACAAATGGCTGAATCACAAGAGCAGAACATGGTAAAGACAATAGGACAACAGCCACAAATGCTTCAAACAACCCAGCAGCCATTACAATTGGCAGagcaacaaaaaaaacttttgattaggCAACAAATGGAGCAGCAACAGAAGGCTGTTTTGCAAAAGCTATTGGAGCAACAAAGTCAACAGCAAGTTTACATTCAATCACCTCAGAAGCAACCACAAGTTGAACAACAAATTCTTCTGCAGCAACAGCAAAACATGGCAGTGCAGCAGCAGATGGAGCAACAGCAGCAGGCTCTACAGCAACAGCAGCAAATAGAGCAGCAACAACAGACCATtttacaacaacaggtggaacaACAAATACAACAGCAACAGGTTCTTTTTCAGCAACATCAGCTGGAACAGAAGCAAGTTATATTGCAGCAGCAACAGCGTGAACAACAGCAGGCTCTTTTACAACAACAACAGTTAGAACAGCAAGCCTTGCTACAACAGCAGCAACAACTCCAGTTAAAGCAGCAACAAGCTCTTTTACATCAGCAACAGTTAGAACAGAAACAGCAGGCATTGCTTAAGCAGCAGCAGAAACAGCAGTTAGAGCAACAGCAAACTGTTTTacagcaacaacagcagcaaGCACTCATTCAACAGTTGCAACAGCAGCAACACATTGAACAGCAACAGCCTCAACTACAGAAGCCAACTGAACAACTACAGCAGGAAATATTTCAACAACAGCCTGATCAGCAACAACAGGCATTACTACAACAGAGAGAGTCGCAGTTGCAGCAACAAGTTCTAATGCAACAACAGATCGAGTTACGACAACAGGCACTACAAGCTGAAAAACAACAAGTTTTAttgcagcagcaacaacaacaactacattTGGAGCAGCATACAGCTCTTACAGATCATAGTGGGCAACAGCAAACAACTATAAAAACAGAGACTGTACAACAAATCAGTCAACTACAACACCCTCAGCAAATAATTTCCCCACAACCTCAATATCATTCAAATCTTGCTCAACAACAAACAGAGCAGCAACAGGTCTTGATTCAGCAGCAACAAGCTATCCTCCCCCAGCCATCACATAGACCTTCCCTGGAAGATTTACAAGTTCCAACCATGGTTCAAGCAGTACCACAAATGGTTACCACTCAAATATCTAGTCAAGTTCCTACCCCAATACTCATTCAGCAACAGAGGCCACCTCAGCAGTCATCTCAACCTGCTGCGCAAATGCAAATCCAGAATCAAGGGGAGCCAGCAATTTGTGGTCAAATTTCACTGCAGACCGAAAGTCTTTGTACAGCACAGTCAATGAGAGAGAGTATTCAAGCAAGCCAGTTGCAAGTTTCACAACCAACCCAACAAATCACATCCCCAACACAGGCACAAGTTCCAACACCACATCCTATTCACTCTTTTGTCCCAACTCAGACGCAAATGGACTCAAAAGGGCATCTCCTTCCTTCACAAACTCAAATGGTACCAATTCAAGCTGCAGCTTCTCTCCACTGTCAGGTTCCAGTAGTGTCACCAACACCTGCACCTCTAGTGCATGTCCAAGGACAGGCTGCTGCTTCACTTCTGCCCACACAGTATGCTCAAGCACCTGTCGCTCAGCAAACCATCCAGTCAGTTCAACTAGACCTCGCACAAACTGTGAAACAACAACAGTCTCCTCTGCGGCAATATCAGCAAGCATTGCTGTCTCCAGTATCACCTGCACATTCCATTGACCCAATAGCCACTTCGTCAGCTCAGTGCTACTTGCAACAGACAAACCAACCACAAATGCAGGCCCAGGCTATGCCACAGCCAATCATACCGGCTCAGCAACAGCCAGTCAGTGTGGCCTCTATGCAGACAGTTTTGCAGCCCATGCTTCCAGTGAAGCCTCAGGCTACCCAACAGTATGAGCAGCAGCTGCCTAAAGCCCAACCTGTGCAACAACAGCAACCCCTCCATCATCAATATCAAGCTCAAACTGTGCAGCAGTTTCTGCCAACAAATGCTGTACTACCCCAAGATCTCCAGCAACAGCCCTCTCAGCCCCAACCTGTGCTCCAACATATTCTCCCTATGCACATTCCACCCAGTCAGATACCTCAAACCCAAGCAAGGACAGTATCTCTTTATAGTCACGTAGTCTCAGGTCCTCCACCCTCCCCCCAAAACCAGCAGAAACCAACCCTTCCTgctcaaacacactcacagatTAGCATGCAACCACAAGCACACTTAAACACCCAGACACATGTTCAAACGCATGCCCTCACCCACACACAGACCCACATAGGGACTACTgggaattttgagcagcctccttACTCCCAAGCTGCCTTTATGCCTTCACAGATCCACCAAAGTCCATCTCATAGTTCCCTACAACCCTCTGCCATTCTTCCAACCCAACAGCCAGCTGTCCCAGTTTCAGAAATTCCTGTCTCAACACATGCAAGGCCAGCTGACCTGATCCCTGTCCCCCTTCCTACTGTCAATTCCTCACAGTCCCATGACTCTCATGGCTCTGTGTTGCCCACCACCTCGCTGGCAGACAGTGATGCTGCATTGTTGGGCATTGCTCAGGTATGAAAGcactttaattacatctgtaaaaGCTATTATACAAAAGCGCTTTAATATTTCGCATCAGCAATTTTCCatgttaaatatatttacaccgatcagccacaacattaaaaccacctgcctagggggcctgggtagctcagcaagtactgacactgactaccacccctggagtcgcgagtttgaatccagggtgtgctgagtgactccatccaggtct
The genomic region above belongs to Myxocyprinus asiaticus isolate MX2 ecotype Aquarium Trade chromosome 28, UBuf_Myxa_2, whole genome shotgun sequence and contains:
- the LOC127419187 gene encoding serine/threonine-protein kinase WNK1-like isoform X5 yields the protein MATDPGEPTATEESSGEKPDGEKEEESDKGNRATRERERMHSTPSDFSSSQTQERRTWGAAGGGGGVEDNKETEMPVRPLTFFMPSFPATHEPCQRRKNKRFFRKSVEICEEDDKVEETPDAPHSAPHLEFCASDSVFSSGAQQLPASASATLGENGTPSIQDPEKSALSASSLKGKERDREQEEEAEMKAIATSPSGRFLKFDIELGRGAFKTVYKGLDTETWVEVAWCELQDRKLTKAEQQRFKEEAEMLKGLQHPNIVRFYDSWESVLRGKKCIVLVTELMTSGTLKTYLKRFKVMKPKVLRSWCRQILKGLQFLHTRTPPIVHRDLKCDNIFITGPTGSVKIGDLGLATLMRTSFAKSVIGTPEFMAPEMYEEHYDESVDVYAFGMCMLEMATSEYPYSECQNAAQIYRKVTSGIKPASFDKVNDPEVKEIIEGCIRQNRLERLSVKDLLNHAFFAEDTGVRVELAEEDTGSKDCLALRIWVEEPKKLKGKHKDNEAIEFSYDLENDSAEEVALEMVKSGFFHESDAKVVGKSIRDRVTLIKKSRERRQQQLLQQQQSLDEHRVSTVLTSSFTPLHPSCPSSLGPAAAAGAGGQGEAEELPEVDQHVQQQGTALSLKEGENLSIVSGDPFSSGQSHAFSLAESENPCAHAQTSYPSGTSGVKGIGVVSHPQLLPIGQSGGVPNVPVGQNGGISGISIGQSAGGAPNIPLAQTFIQPVTMTSQVPLSVPQQYSQPIPPYTTDVTPSQILHPRNSDTSTSHSSLVQSQSYTSSISPQAPLTVHTASIPVGESIASAGNIMPPMQTQPSNAPVQPTDVLPQQTIVQPQHQAVSELPGTLQPTPQKQANIMQQHQAVLLPQQKDQQKDQVQPATVLLQHSQHVEQPRMNLQEQQPHSGLSQQPYIPLPQQQQPTLSILHQSELQQQVYIQQPQQQVVIQQQVQQPLQQTSVQQPPMEQYQQTQQLQAQPVYLPQMAESQEQNMVKTIGQQPQMLQTTQQPLQLAEQQKKLLIRQQMEQQQKAVLQKLLEQQSQQQVYIQSPQKQPQVEQQILLQQQQNMAVQQQMEQQQQALQQQQQIEQQQQTILQQQVEQQIQQQQVLFQQHQLEQKQVILQQQQREQQQALLQQQQLEQQALLQQQQQLQLKQQQALLHQQQLEQKQQALLKQQQKQQLEQQQTVLQQQQQQALIQQLQQQQHIEQQQPQLQKPTEQLQQEIFQQQPDQQQQALLQQRESQLQQQVLMQQQIELRQQALQAEKQQVLLQQQQQQLHLEQHTALTDHSGQQQTTIKTETVQQISQLQHPQQIISPQPQYHSNLAQQQTEQQQVLIQQQQAILPQPSHRPSLEDLQVPTMVQAVPQMVTTQISSQVPTPILIQQQRPPQQSSQPAAQMQIQNQGEPAICGQISLQTESLCTAQSMRESIQASQLQVSQPTQQITSPTQAQVPTPHPIHSFVPTQTQMDSKGHLLPSQTQMVPIQAAASLHCQVPVVSPTPAPLVHVQGQAAASLLPTQYAQAPVAQQTIQSVQLDLAQTVKQQQSPLRQYQQALLSPVSPAHSIDPIATSSAQCYLQQTNQPQMQAQAMPQPIIPAQQQPVSVASMQTVLQPMLPVKPQATQQYEQQLPKAQPVQQQQPLHHQYQAQTVQQFLPTNAVLPQDLQQQPSQPQPVLQHILPMHIPPSQIPQTQARTVSLYSHVVSGPPPSPQNQQKPTLPAQTHSQISMQPQAHLNTQTHVQTHALTHTQTHIGTTGNFEQPPYSQAAFMPSQIHQSPSHSSLQPSAILPTQQPAVPVSEIPVSTHARPADLIPVPLPTVNSSQSHDSHGSVLPTTSLADSDAALLGIAQESQNQSTNRSSSSGSAPANGDESQMLWASGKLEKVKSQRRASCQKTEKTHFQLSMLQVSCTGDNMVECQLETHSNKMVTFKFDIEGDAPEDIADYMVEEDFVLEPEKEKFVEELRAIVKKAQGILITQSQTGSVEQLHVSTPSSASTDAAPQSSPVGRWRFFINQTIRHRDSHSNQGASTPPPVGESRVPKSTETEKDHEIPQRSESFAGIASSPSSSLSASSPPVSTVSAPASMSASAIAAHKDITPAALPKLEQVTSATLITDPIPVMSSSPSAPYFPAVVALVGSNMASGDTAFKVQSHSEQPLSTMSGYGSPPASLVGHADPSQQFFAQTQTATSQKPEILQQTLATHQLQDTQTLQSTIGTTEQMQAQQQQITPPLQQHVLQAGYQATPLQPQLQTSQRPAESKTQPQPMETVPQPLHTSLPAVQQPQLHQVLPSVLPQIPHQQVPVQSQQSPMLQTTFLEQHSLQKTSNPEHVPIDQYVPKETVQAPTMLSMQPQHAFQPQDPLQLRAQFQPVIPQLLPTEQTHVVQPQTLLQQLPHDMLHSQPMAQSAVPPAVQKQASLQHSESELSMGEASVEDPISHSALPHPSSDPSLPPLLLSETALPALSQTFTPSPAQPSSVAESDSEGPPKIEFVDNRIKTLDEKLRTLLYQEHSGSGSALGGGTTGAPTSASAAASTSVGDDESSEPHYAFSPPHVTSSDTSPHSTSSTTSSTTPRSSSTSSDGEKERAGEEELAQSAAVQHQPASFSSTSPPCSLLFPSQEPGSPPLPGEPSVSAAPSVSETCTPGDVPLPPSQQPIPLWPGKQQDNEGGGYFGLNLTCPSIRNPVSKKSWTRKFKSWACKLRHSASLFKKPRVQQDGNSNSQGIKEETETSTNVQPYSRRGRFQVIPVSQPKEPPPAQEAVPSQEIAHKKVGRFSVTQAEKREEHLMDSSPVSPDLERERRRSKGKDGEKEERRTTAPSHPPRGHSPLGSSDDESEVEDEDLRRELHKLREK